A single Schistocerca piceifrons isolate TAMUIC-IGC-003096 chromosome 6, iqSchPice1.1, whole genome shotgun sequence DNA region contains:
- the LOC124802402 gene encoding cuticle protein 64-like, giving the protein MKFLVVVLVACVAVVSCQQELHREKRGYLGLGAGLLAAPAVAAPAVVAAPAVAAVAAPAVVAGPAIGYGYGYLGGVHGKLIHG; this is encoded by the exons ATGAAGTTCTTG GTGGTCGTGCTGGTGGCGTGTGTGGCGGTAGTGTCCTGCCAGCAGGAGCTGCACCGCGAGAAGCGTGGATACCTCGGCCTGGGGGCCGGACTGCTGGCCGCCCCCGCCGTCGCCGCCCCCGCTGTGGTCGCCGCCCCCGCAGTCGCCGCCGTCGCTGCCCCCGCAGTTGTCGCCGGACCCGCCATCGGCTACGGATATGGCTACCTCGGCGGTGTTCACGGAAAGCTCATCCACGGCTGA